Proteins encoded within one genomic window of Gracilimonas sp.:
- the pstB gene encoding phosphate ABC transporter ATP-binding protein PstB, with protein MRTARPKSNHTEKGSRIKLATKNLDAYYDDFKALKNINLKILANTVTAFIGPSGCGKSTLLRAFNRMNDGIDTFKLEGEIKFDGKSIYDPSVKVEELRKAVGMVFQKPNPFPKSIFENVAYGLKIQGIKDKDFIEERVIESLKQATIYEEVKDDLNKQALALSGGQQQRVCIARALAVKPSVLLMDEPTSALDPISTGKIEDLIYSLREKYTVVIVTHNMQQAGRVSDKTAFMYMGELIEYGDTKKIFTNPDKDRTQNYITGRFG; from the coding sequence ATGCGAACCGCCCGACCCAAAAGTAATCACACAGAAAAGGGTTCCAGAATAAAGCTGGCAACCAAGAATCTGGATGCTTACTATGACGATTTTAAAGCCCTGAAAAACATCAATTTGAAAATTTTGGCTAATACCGTAACGGCTTTTATTGGTCCTTCAGGCTGCGGAAAATCCACTTTGTTGCGCGCTTTTAACCGCATGAATGATGGCATTGATACTTTTAAATTGGAAGGTGAAATCAAGTTTGATGGGAAAAGCATCTATGATCCGTCTGTGAAAGTGGAGGAACTCAGAAAAGCAGTGGGCATGGTTTTCCAAAAACCTAATCCGTTTCCCAAGTCTATTTTTGAGAATGTAGCCTACGGGTTGAAAATTCAGGGCATTAAGGATAAAGATTTCATAGAAGAACGTGTCATAGAATCGCTGAAGCAGGCTACTATTTACGAGGAAGTTAAAGATGATTTGAATAAACAGGCTTTGGCACTTTCAGGGGGGCAGCAGCAGCGAGTTTGCATTGCAAGGGCGCTGGCTGTAAAACCATCTGTGTTGTTGATGGATGAGCCAACCTCCGCATTAGATCCTATTTCGACGGGAAAAATTGAGGATCTGATCTATAGTCTTCGAGAAAAATATACGGTAGTTATTGTAACCCATAACATGCAGCAAGCCGGGCGGGTGAGTGATAAAACGGCTTTTATGTATATGGGTGAACTCATTGAATACGGGGACACCAAGAAAATTTTCACAAATCCTGATAAAGACCGAACTCAAAACTATATTACCGGAAGGTTTGGATGA
- a CDS encoding helix-hairpin-helix domain-containing protein: MNFNNLKRRTFFWIEKLQISKNERIAFTVLLVVLAVIFSLSLFVQKTYNFSQERYNEITAEFEKRSALIKQQEKEQEQKYNPTLTVTDSQTTDNEEPVVQLEQEEVKASTGKININTATSADLQSLKGIGEVYARRIIEYRVQNGGFDSIDELVNVKGIGEKRLENIRPYITLEDSTKTPH; this comes from the coding sequence ATGAATTTCAATAATCTAAAACGCAGGACTTTTTTCTGGATTGAAAAACTCCAGATCTCCAAAAATGAACGGATCGCATTTACCGTATTGCTGGTAGTTTTAGCTGTTATATTCTCTTTGAGTTTGTTTGTTCAAAAAACCTACAATTTCAGTCAAGAGCGTTATAATGAAATAACAGCAGAGTTTGAAAAGCGCAGTGCCCTCATCAAACAACAAGAAAAAGAACAGGAACAAAAATATAATCCAACTTTAACAGTTACTGACTCCCAAACTACCGATAATGAAGAACCGGTTGTACAATTGGAACAAGAAGAAGTAAAAGCATCAACCGGAAAAATTAATATCAATACCGCTACAAGTGCTGATCTTCAATCCTTAAAGGGAATTGGCGAAGTATATGCCCGGCGAATTATTGAATATCGCGTGCAAAACGGAGGTTTTGATTCTATCGATGAGCTGGTTAACGTAAAAGGAATTGGTGAAAAGCGGCTGGAAAATATCCGACCATACATTACCCTTGAGGATTCCACTAAAACACCACACTGA
- a CDS encoding RNA pseudouridine synthase: MEARKVRIVEPYSLTYRFKVKSAFEGNTLLNLMHTRFPFHGPKVWESKIQAGHVGVNGKEVPPGYELKLQDEIYHHNPKVIEPAVPDEVQVLKQTNDYLIVYKPAPLPMHPGGRFNKNSLTKILEEKGFVDLRIVHRLDSVTSGLVLFARNKSFAQKAMICFSEGKVEKTYYALVSGIPSEDSVTIDSPIRRKNGFVFESKLGLNHAKEAITHFEVVSRRENSALIKCLPKTGRTHQIRLHLEQWGYPIIDDPIYGHRGDKSSKKAQKVGISLLNAGLEIEELGVKWELEFSPTHVSGFRIPYSGF, translated from the coding sequence TTGGAAGCTCGTAAAGTTCGTATTGTAGAACCCTACTCCCTTACCTACCGGTTTAAGGTGAAGTCAGCATTTGAAGGGAATACGCTGCTCAACCTGATGCATACCCGATTCCCTTTTCACGGCCCAAAAGTCTGGGAGTCCAAGATTCAAGCCGGTCATGTGGGCGTAAACGGGAAGGAAGTACCCCCGGGTTATGAGCTTAAACTTCAGGATGAAATATACCATCATAACCCCAAAGTAATTGAACCGGCTGTTCCCGATGAAGTTCAAGTTCTTAAACAAACCAATGATTACCTGATCGTCTATAAACCCGCTCCGCTGCCTATGCACCCGGGTGGAAGGTTTAATAAAAACTCTCTCACTAAAATACTCGAGGAAAAGGGATTTGTTGATTTGCGCATTGTTCACCGGCTCGACTCTGTGACTTCCGGACTGGTACTCTTTGCCCGAAACAAATCCTTCGCTCAAAAAGCGATGATCTGTTTTAGCGAAGGCAAAGTTGAAAAAACCTATTATGCCTTAGTTTCAGGAATTCCTTCTGAAGATTCTGTTACAATCGATTCCCCCATTCGCCGTAAAAATGGTTTTGTATTTGAAAGTAAATTAGGGTTGAACCACGCCAAAGAAGCCATTACGCATTTTGAAGTTGTATCCCGGAGAGAAAACTCAGCCCTCATAAAATGCCTTCCTAAAACCGGACGCACCCACCAAATCCGGCTTCATTTAGAGCAATGGGGATACCCGATTATTGACGACCCTATTTATGGTCACCGGGGAGACAAAAGCAGCAAAAAGGCTCAGAAAGTTGGTATAAGCTTGCTGAATGCAGGATTGGAAATTGAGGAGCTTGGGGTGAAGTGGGAGTTAGAGTTTTCACCGACTCACGTCTCAGGATTCAGAATCCCATATTCTGGGTTCTGA
- a CDS encoding response regulator produces the protein MPKILWADDEIDHLQSHIIFLEKKGFEITPVTNGDDAVSLIASEPFDIVYLDEQMPGMGGIETLEKIKALQPSLPVVMITKSEEESIMEDAIGGKISDYLIKPVNPNQILLTTKRLLERGRIQSEKSAQTYLRQFNELSSRIHPGTHWKEWIDIYKELTNWQIDLGSGDEGLVQVFDDQFNQANKEFGKFLDHDYREWVSKEENRPTLSPDIFQKYVNPRLGKDEHVMFFIIDCMRYDQWLIFEPFLSNYFSIDTDFYYSILPTATPYSRNAIFAGLYPSEIERMYPELWNQGQDESSLNRHEEELLKKQLERHGIDINFKYEKILNAEAGRKVADKIQSYAQSRLATFVFNFVDTLVHSRSDSDVIKELAPDVSAFRSVTEAWFQHSSLLQMFKGLAKENVTLVITTDHGSVRALRDTKVYGDKDTATNLRYKYGRNLKADESEAVIFMDDPEQYRLPKIGAINNYMIAREDYYFVYPTNYHRYQNRYRDTFQHGGASMEEVILPVATLKPK, from the coding sequence ATGCCAAAAATACTTTGGGCAGATGATGAAATCGATCATCTGCAATCACATATTATTTTTTTAGAGAAAAAAGGATTTGAAATCACCCCGGTTACAAATGGTGATGATGCCGTGAGCCTGATTGCATCCGAACCATTTGATATCGTATATCTGGATGAGCAAATGCCGGGTATGGGGGGCATTGAAACTCTCGAAAAAATAAAAGCCTTACAGCCTTCCCTTCCTGTGGTAATGATCACCAAAAGTGAAGAAGAGTCAATCATGGAAGATGCTATCGGAGGTAAAATTTCAGATTATCTTATCAAGCCTGTCAACCCCAACCAAATTTTATTGACTACCAAACGATTATTAGAGCGCGGTCGTATTCAGTCTGAAAAATCAGCTCAAACATACTTGCGTCAATTCAATGAACTTTCTTCTCGTATCCACCCCGGCACCCACTGGAAAGAGTGGATAGATATTTATAAAGAACTCACCAATTGGCAAATAGATTTGGGCTCCGGAGATGAGGGGCTGGTTCAGGTTTTTGACGATCAGTTTAATCAGGCAAATAAGGAATTTGGAAAATTTCTTGACCATGATTACAGGGAATGGGTTAGTAAGGAAGAGAATCGCCCAACCTTATCTCCCGATATTTTTCAGAAATATGTTAATCCCCGTCTGGGGAAAGATGAACATGTCATGTTTTTCATTATTGATTGTATGCGTTATGACCAATGGCTGATTTTTGAGCCCTTTCTCTCTAATTATTTTTCCATCGATACCGACTTCTATTATTCCATTCTGCCAACAGCTACTCCTTATTCGCGGAACGCTATTTTTGCCGGATTGTACCCATCTGAGATCGAGCGCATGTATCCTGAACTATGGAATCAAGGGCAGGATGAATCGTCTTTGAATCGGCATGAAGAAGAATTACTGAAAAAACAATTGGAGCGACATGGCATCGATATCAACTTCAAATATGAAAAAATACTGAACGCCGAGGCCGGACGTAAAGTAGCCGATAAAATCCAGAGTTATGCACAATCCAGGCTGGCTACCTTTGTGTTTAATTTTGTGGATACGCTTGTTCACTCCCGCTCCGACTCAGACGTCATCAAGGAACTGGCACCGGATGTATCCGCATTTAGATCCGTAACCGAAGCGTGGTTTCAACACTCTTCTTTACTTCAAATGTTTAAAGGACTTGCCAAAGAAAATGTCACCCTGGTAATTACGACCGATCACGGTTCCGTACGTGCCCTGCGAGATACCAAAGTTTATGGAGATAAAGACACCGCAACTAACCTCCGCTATAAGTACGGCCGCAATCTGAAGGCTGATGAATCTGAAGCCGTAATTTTCATGGATGACCCTGAGCAATATAGGCTGCCTAAAATCGGAGCGATTAATAATTATATGATTGCCCGGGAAGATTATTACTTCGTATACCCCACAAACTACCACCGGTACCAAAATCGTTATCGCGATACTTTCCAGCATGGAGGCGCCTCGATGGAAGAAGTGATTTTACCGGTAGCCACTTTAAAACCGAAATAA
- a CDS encoding T9SS type A sorting domain-containing protein, protein MHKCCRQIKRFSSILFMALMFLPALAVGQVIPDQSRLLEIQHAYQRGEIDLEAAAREQIRLLYEPSNIVGEEKVIEKCAAPAFMFLHQHKDELTQQTLNKIEEYQTARLKSRSKMVDESYISPSGKFEIFYYTSGDSAVSQTDDDGNGVPDYIDRVAESADSSYRHMVQTIGFSDPIPSGTSYKVYVENDLPQGAYGYTSTSSSSPGGTYIVIEADFDGFPENTHPDGDQTGAIYATMAHEFKHAIQYEQNRWQSPSGGFDWSEMDATLMEEVVYDDVNDYYNYIKNGVYSDNPNSNSIFFAPNLSTPGAYYHVSWMIFYWEAFGNDLWRNVWQLIEEGYDVNNHLSIDEALLNSLPDYATNFKTTFVQNHLWHFASGPRAGNDDYGFEEKEFYPYSNVDASFTLVPEQGVQLSSISKLAARYIEVIPSSNDLGLIEVAVDFDSSQVGLGLLFYMKNGEMLELLDTGENKAQVYVPSEINWSEINKLGVVVTNYDNSTTTRNLTLQFGKSGNPVNIKDPKYKDIPDAIKVYQNYPNPFNPSTNITFELPRSARVKLEVYDITGRKVQTLVNGNLDLGSHSIPFNADDLSSGVYIYRLSIDDMVFTKKMTLVK, encoded by the coding sequence ATGCATAAGTGCTGTCGTCAAATAAAAAGGTTTAGTTCCATCCTGTTTATGGCTTTGATGTTTCTCCCGGCATTGGCAGTTGGGCAGGTTATTCCCGACCAATCAAGACTGCTTGAGATCCAACACGCCTATCAACGGGGGGAGATTGATTTAGAAGCGGCAGCGCGGGAACAAATCCGGCTTTTATATGAGCCGTCAAATATAGTTGGGGAAGAAAAAGTGATTGAGAAATGTGCAGCTCCGGCATTTATGTTTTTGCATCAGCATAAGGATGAGCTCACCCAACAAACATTAAATAAAATTGAGGAGTATCAAACAGCAAGGCTCAAGTCAAGAAGCAAAATGGTTGATGAGAGCTACATTTCACCGTCCGGGAAATTTGAGATTTTTTATTATACCTCCGGAGACAGCGCTGTATCACAAACCGATGATGATGGAAATGGCGTACCCGACTATATTGACCGGGTGGCTGAATCGGCAGATTCATCCTATCGGCATATGGTGCAGACAATTGGCTTTTCTGATCCAATCCCAAGCGGGACTAGTTACAAAGTTTATGTAGAAAATGATTTGCCTCAAGGCGCTTATGGGTACACTTCAACTTCATCAAGTTCCCCGGGGGGCACATATATTGTTATCGAAGCTGATTTTGATGGGTTTCCGGAGAATACTCATCCTGATGGAGATCAAACAGGTGCTATTTATGCCACCATGGCCCACGAGTTTAAGCATGCGATTCAATACGAACAGAATCGTTGGCAGTCACCTTCCGGAGGTTTTGATTGGTCTGAAATGGATGCTACCCTTATGGAAGAGGTAGTTTATGATGACGTGAACGACTACTATAATTATATTAAAAATGGGGTGTATTCCGATAACCCAAATTCAAATTCTATTTTCTTTGCACCTAATCTAAGCACTCCGGGAGCTTATTATCATGTAAGCTGGATGATTTTTTATTGGGAAGCTTTTGGTAACGATTTATGGAGAAATGTTTGGCAATTGATTGAAGAAGGATATGATGTAAACAATCATCTGAGTATAGACGAGGCCTTACTTAACTCCCTTCCGGATTATGCAACTAATTTTAAAACCACCTTTGTTCAAAATCATTTATGGCACTTTGCATCAGGTCCAAGAGCCGGAAATGATGATTACGGGTTTGAGGAAAAAGAATTTTATCCCTACTCAAATGTAGATGCTTCATTTACTTTGGTTCCTGAGCAAGGTGTCCAATTAAGTAGTATCAGCAAATTGGCAGCCCGCTATATTGAAGTTATACCATCTTCTAACGATTTAGGACTGATTGAAGTGGCAGTGGATTTTGACAGTTCGCAGGTTGGTTTGGGGCTGCTTTTCTATATGAAAAACGGGGAGATGCTTGAATTGTTAGATACCGGTGAAAATAAAGCTCAAGTATATGTTCCATCAGAAATTAACTGGAGTGAGATTAATAAATTAGGGGTAGTGGTTACGAATTATGACAACAGTACCACAACGCGAAATTTAACGCTGCAATTTGGGAAGTCCGGAAACCCGGTAAATATCAAAGATCCTAAGTACAAAGATATTCCAGATGCCATTAAGGTTTACCAAAATTATCCGAACCCTTTTAATCCGAGTACAAATATAACTTTTGAGCTTCCAAGATCGGCGAGGGTTAAGCTGGAGGTCTATGATATCACCGGAAGGAAAGTTCAAACCCTTGTAAATGGGAATCTTGATTTAGGTTCGCATTCTATTCCCTTTAATGCAGATGATTTGAGTTCCGGCGTTTACATTTATCGTTTGAGCATTGATGATATGGTGTTTACAAAAAAGATGACATTGGTTAAATAG
- the pstC gene encoding phosphate ABC transporter permease subunit PstC, protein MKQWHEKFIEKMLAACALLTILTTIGIILTLLVEAVGFFKEVSMWDFLTGTQWTPLFTQKEYGILPLLSGTFLTTIIAVSVALPIGLTIAIYLSEYATRKFRRIMKPMLEVLAVVPTVVYGFFALMIVTPFLQSIYPDLSGFNALSPGIVMGIMIIPFVSSLSEDALSAVPNSLRQASFGMGSTRLQTAFRVMVPAASSGIIVSVILAIARAIGETMIVAIAAGHQPRMTLDPTVPIETITAYIIQVSKGDVPHGTLEYKTIFAAGITLFVFTFILNTVSYWIRSRYRQKYE, encoded by the coding sequence ATGAAGCAGTGGCATGAGAAGTTCATAGAAAAGATGTTGGCAGCCTGTGCACTACTAACCATACTGACTACCATCGGTATTATCCTGACTTTGTTGGTGGAGGCGGTGGGCTTTTTCAAAGAAGTTTCCATGTGGGATTTCTTAACCGGAACCCAGTGGACGCCGCTGTTTACTCAAAAAGAATATGGAATACTGCCCTTATTGTCTGGAACTTTCCTCACAACTATAATTGCTGTATCAGTTGCGCTGCCTATCGGACTAACCATCGCCATTTACCTGAGCGAATATGCTACCCGTAAGTTTCGACGTATTATGAAACCCATGCTTGAGGTGCTGGCGGTGGTGCCAACTGTGGTGTATGGTTTTTTTGCACTTATGATTGTTACCCCGTTCCTGCAATCCATATATCCTGATTTGTCAGGTTTTAACGCACTTTCGCCGGGTATTGTAATGGGAATTATGATTATACCTTTTGTCTCCTCACTGAGTGAAGATGCGTTAAGTGCAGTTCCGAATTCTTTACGTCAGGCTTCATTTGGAATGGGATCTACCAGGCTGCAAACCGCTTTTCGGGTCATGGTTCCGGCAGCTTCTTCGGGTATCATTGTTTCGGTGATATTGGCCATAGCACGTGCTATCGGAGAAACAATGATCGTGGCAATTGCCGCGGGACATCAACCGCGAATGACTTTAGATCCTACCGTTCCTATCGAGACCATCACGGCCTATATTATACAAGTAAGTAAGGGGGATGTACCTCACGGGACTCTTGAGTATAAAACGATTTTTGCCGCGGGTATCACCTTGTTTGTATTCACTTTTATATTGAACACCGTAAGTTATTGGATAAGAAGCAGGTACCGTCAGAAATATGAATAA
- a CDS encoding alpha/beta hydrolase translates to MTASHIFTYQNQEITYRKIGEGKPLVILHGWGSNKRVMMPVAQNLAHLRTSYVLDLPGFGDSPEPKHAWCIDDYTDAIQAFIQSLEEERVDVLVHSFGGRIMLKLCARDFGKAHIDKVLITGGAGMKPKRSIKFYLKKYTAKVLKAPFLILPGSLREKALAWLRSTKLWKSLGSSDYSKLSGVMRETFVKSVTEYLESTLPNIPHEVLLLWGQNDEATPIYQAERMEKGIENAALVIIKDAGHYAFLDKPKQFARIAEAFFKG, encoded by the coding sequence ATGACTGCAAGCCACATATTTACATATCAAAATCAGGAAATTACCTACCGGAAGATAGGCGAGGGAAAGCCGTTGGTTATTCTCCATGGCTGGGGCAGCAATAAGCGGGTGATGATGCCGGTTGCCCAAAACTTGGCTCATCTCCGAACTTCATATGTGCTCGATCTACCAGGATTTGGTGATTCCCCGGAACCTAAACATGCCTGGTGTATTGACGACTATACCGATGCCATACAGGCTTTTATACAGTCGCTGGAAGAAGAAAGGGTGGATGTATTGGTGCATTCTTTTGGAGGGCGAATCATGTTGAAATTATGTGCCCGTGACTTTGGAAAAGCTCATATTGATAAAGTGCTGATCACCGGGGGGGCCGGAATGAAGCCGAAACGCTCCATAAAATTCTATCTTAAAAAATACACGGCCAAAGTTTTGAAAGCCCCGTTTTTAATCTTACCCGGGTCACTTCGCGAAAAAGCATTGGCGTGGCTGAGAAGTACCAAGCTCTGGAAGAGCCTTGGTTCAAGCGATTACAGTAAACTCAGCGGAGTGATGAGGGAAACCTTTGTGAAATCAGTGACGGAATACCTGGAATCAACCCTCCCGAATATTCCCCACGAAGTGCTTTTGCTGTGGGGGCAAAATGATGAAGCCACCCCGATCTATCAAGCCGAACGTATGGAAAAAGGAATTGAAAATGCGGCATTGGTGATTATAAAAGATGCCGGCCATTATGCGTTTCTGGATAAACCCAAGCAGTTTGCGAGGATTGCAGAAGCTTTTTTTAAAGGGTGA
- the tsaE gene encoding tRNA (adenosine(37)-N6)-threonylcarbamoyltransferase complex ATPase subunit type 1 TsaE, protein MEQFKSSSVEETIQIGFEFGRELKPGDVVCLNGDLGSGKTHFVKGVASYFGIEPEAVSSPTYTLIHEYPGSVPIYHFDCYRLKNEQEALEIGAEEYFYAEGICLVEWPEKINSLIPEEAIWIKISHLSDSERTISIHQKQQE, encoded by the coding sequence GTGGAACAGTTTAAAAGCTCATCGGTAGAAGAAACTATCCAAATTGGTTTTGAGTTCGGCAGGGAATTAAAACCCGGAGATGTGGTATGTCTGAACGGAGATTTGGGTTCCGGAAAAACCCATTTTGTAAAAGGCGTGGCTTCTTATTTTGGAATAGAACCTGAAGCTGTAAGTTCACCAACCTACACCTTGATTCATGAATATCCGGGATCTGTTCCTATCTATCATTTTGACTGCTACCGGTTAAAAAATGAACAGGAAGCCCTTGAAATTGGCGCTGAAGAATACTTTTATGCAGAGGGCATTTGCCTGGTTGAATGGCCCGAGAAAATAAATTCTTTAATTCCGGAGGAAGCGATTTGGATAAAAATTTCACATCTTTCGGATTCTGAACGAACAATCAGCATTCATCAAAAGCAGCAAGAGTGA
- a CDS encoding rhodanese-related sulfurtransferase has product MFQVILYYNFQPIEDPDRFCKTHKKFCQEIGLKGRIYISEEGINGTAAGTEQQIEEYKNYLWSLPGFDDTEFKQEECDYIPFPKLTCKVREEIVALHVEDVDPKNGGNYLAPDEWRNVMESGEDYVMIDVRNNYESKIGHFKGALQPDVENFYDFPQWLDEADIPKDKKVLMYCTGGIRCEKFSVLMKEKGWDDVNQLHGGILKYAHEEGGEHFQGKCFVFDDRLVVPVNPDDLEPIARCEITGKPADTYINCANMECNKLFVCSEEGAHKMEGCCSEECRKSEYKRPFDPENAFKPFRKWYNYFGEDFKERTVGSS; this is encoded by the coding sequence ATGTTTCAAGTAATTCTTTACTATAACTTTCAGCCGATAGAAGATCCGGATCGGTTCTGTAAAACCCACAAAAAATTCTGTCAGGAAATTGGGCTAAAGGGGCGAATATATATATCTGAAGAGGGCATAAATGGCACTGCAGCCGGAACCGAACAGCAGATTGAAGAATACAAAAATTATTTATGGTCGTTACCGGGGTTTGACGATACTGAATTTAAGCAAGAAGAATGTGACTATATTCCTTTTCCAAAATTAACCTGTAAAGTACGAGAGGAAATTGTAGCACTTCATGTAGAAGATGTGGATCCCAAAAACGGCGGAAATTACCTGGCGCCGGATGAATGGCGAAATGTAATGGAATCGGGTGAAGACTATGTGATGATCGATGTTCGTAATAATTACGAATCTAAAATCGGACACTTTAAGGGGGCCTTACAACCTGATGTTGAAAATTTCTACGATTTTCCGCAATGGCTGGATGAAGCTGACATCCCCAAAGACAAAAAAGTACTGATGTATTGCACCGGCGGTATTCGTTGCGAAAAATTCTCTGTACTGATGAAAGAGAAAGGCTGGGATGATGTAAATCAACTACACGGCGGTATCCTTAAATATGCGCATGAAGAAGGTGGAGAGCACTTTCAAGGAAAATGTTTTGTTTTTGATGACCGGCTTGTGGTTCCGGTTAACCCTGATGATTTAGAGCCTATAGCCCGGTGCGAAATTACCGGCAAGCCGGCAGATACCTACATCAACTGTGCGAATATGGAATGCAATAAACTGTTTGTCTGCTCGGAAGAAGGGGCCCATAAAATGGAAGGATGTTGCAGCGAAGAGTGCAGAAAAAGTGAATACAAACGGCCTTTTGACCCCGAAAATGCGTTTAAACCATTCCGAAAATGGTATAATTACTTCGGAGAGGATTTCAAGGAACGTACTGTTGGAAGCTCGTAA
- the pstA gene encoding phosphate ABC transporter permease PstA has product MNNAKKNRIKDKLFRVVGISATWIGIIILSIFMGFILYMGLSRLSWDFLTSLPSRFAEQSGIYTAWIGSLWILVLTTLISFPVGVGAGIYLEEYAKNSRLNTLLEVNIANLAGVPSVIYGLLGLGLFVRLAHLGNSILAGALTLSLLILPIIIVSTREAIRAVPGTIREASQGLGATKWQTIWYQILPASFGGILTGVILAISRAVGETAPLIVVGALAYVPFAPRGLLDEFTVLPIQIFNWVSRPQHEFVINAAAAIIVLLGITLMMNGIAVYLRHRWQEKMKW; this is encoded by the coding sequence ATGAATAACGCTAAGAAAAACAGAATAAAGGATAAATTATTCCGAGTGGTCGGCATATCAGCTACTTGGATAGGGATTATCATTCTGTCCATTTTCATGGGCTTTATCCTATACATGGGGCTGAGCAGATTGAGCTGGGATTTTCTTACTTCTCTTCCATCTCGCTTTGCCGAACAGTCAGGGATATATACCGCATGGATTGGGAGTTTGTGGATTTTGGTGCTTACTACCTTAATCTCATTTCCGGTTGGCGTTGGTGCTGGTATTTATCTGGAAGAATACGCGAAAAACAGCAGGTTAAATACGCTGTTGGAAGTAAATATCGCCAACTTAGCGGGAGTTCCGTCTGTGATTTATGGTTTGCTTGGTTTGGGGTTATTTGTGCGGCTGGCTCATTTAGGAAATAGTATTTTAGCCGGAGCATTAACGTTGTCCCTGCTCATTCTCCCGATAATTATCGTTTCAACCAGGGAGGCGATTCGTGCTGTCCCGGGCACTATTCGGGAAGCTTCGCAAGGGCTTGGGGCCACTAAATGGCAAACCATCTGGTATCAAATTTTACCGGCCTCTTTCGGTGGTATTTTAACCGGTGTGATCCTGGCCATTTCACGTGCAGTCGGAGAGACGGCCCCTCTTATTGTGGTGGGCGCTCTCGCGTATGTTCCATTTGCCCCGCGTGGTCTACTGGATGAATTTACCGTACTGCCCATCCAGATCTTCAATTGGGTTTCCCGACCACAACACGAGTTTGTAATAAATGCTGCTGCTGCTATCATTGTGCTTCTTGGTATTACTTTAATGATGAACGGCATAGCCGTCTACTTGCGGCACCGCTGGCAGGAAAAAATGAAATGGTAA
- the phoU gene encoding phosphate signaling complex protein PhoU, whose product MMKETETINITQEEKESMSHLDTELKILKEDVLELMHLVKTQLDKCKTALLEFDLELAEEINLNEKRVDAMELKIDRDCENILALFNPVAIDLRFVLAAIKINSDLERLGDHANSMAKYILELDESIDQSLIEEMQVDIMFDTATEMLHNVSNAFIKEDTGIARKIFSMDKTLNKIHQESSARIQALNEEKKPNLQMLLYLFSMIGKLERVGDLSKNTAEEIVFYIEAKVLKHKKTQPDK is encoded by the coding sequence ATGATGAAGGAAACCGAAACGATCAATATTACCCAGGAAGAAAAGGAAAGTATGTCGCATTTAGATACAGAACTTAAAATATTGAAAGAAGATGTTTTAGAGCTCATGCATCTGGTGAAAACCCAATTGGATAAATGCAAAACCGCACTGCTTGAGTTTGATCTGGAATTAGCGGAGGAAATCAACCTAAATGAGAAAAGGGTAGATGCAATGGAGCTAAAGATAGACCGCGACTGCGAGAATATCCTTGCTTTGTTTAACCCGGTTGCTATTGATTTGCGGTTCGTACTCGCTGCTATAAAAATCAATTCCGATTTAGAAAGGCTGGGTGATCATGCCAACAGCATGGCGAAGTATATACTGGAATTAGATGAAAGTATTGACCAAAGCCTGATCGAGGAAATGCAGGTCGATATCATGTTTGATACGGCCACGGAAATGTTGCACAATGTGTCAAATGCATTTATCAAAGAAGACACAGGTATAGCAAGAAAGATATTTTCAATGGATAAAACTTTAAATAAAATCCACCAGGAGTCTTCAGCTCGCATTCAGGCCCTCAACGAAGAAAAAAAACCTAATTTGCAGATGTTACTTTACCTTTTTTCGATGATCGGTAAATTGGAAAGAGTTGGGGATCTCTCAAAAAATACCGCCGAAGAAATCGTTTTCTATATTGAAGCAAAAGTTTTAAAGCACAAAAAAACTCAGCCTGATAAGTAG